A region from the Malus domestica chromosome 07, GDT2T_hap1 genome encodes:
- the LOC103409941 gene encoding agamous-like MADS-box protein AGL15, whose protein sequence is MGRGKIEIKRIENANSRQVTFSKRRSGLLKKAQELAILCDAEVAVIIFSNTGRLFEFSNAGMIRTLSRYNKCLDSSEDAPEEGKAEIQKQDCKELDNLKDEYAKLQKKQLRLLGKELTDLSLKELQHLEQQLNEGLLTVKERKEQLLTEQLEQSRIQEQRAVLENEMLRRQVEELRCLFPQTDRAVQSYLEYYPVEKTKSLVNHGVTSSPDLVSNFAFENGDSDTTLQLGLQSNAYSGKRKAPEREANSNDSGSQLGL, encoded by the exons ATGGGAAGGGGGAAGATTGAGATCAAGAGGATTGAGAATGCAAATAGCAGACAAGTCACATTCTCAAAGAGACGTTCTGGGTTGCTCAAAAAAGCTCAGGAATTGGCTATTCTCTGTGATGCTGAGGTTGCTGTTATTATCTTCTCCAATACTGGAAGGCTTTTTGAGTTTTCCAATGCTGG TATGATACGAACTCTTTCAAGATACAACAAGTGTTTAGATTCGTCAGAAGATGCACCAGAAGAAGGCAAGGCAGAG ATTCAGAAGCAAGACTGCAAGGAGCTGGATAATCTAAAGGATGAATATGCAAAGCTACAAAAGAAACAATT AAGGCTGTTGGGTAAGGAGTTGACTGATTTGAGCTTGAAAGAATTGCAGCATCTAGAACAGCAATTAAATGAAGGATTATTGACAGTGAAGGAGAGGAAG GAGCAATTACTGACGGAACAACTAGAGCAATCAAGAATACAG GAACAGCGTGCTGTACTTGAGAATGAAATGTTGCGCAGACAG GTTGAGGAGCTTCGATGTTTGTTTCCACAAACTGACCGTGCAGTCCAATCGTACTTGGAATATTATCCTGTGGAGAAAACCAAATCCCTTGTAAACCATGGCGTCACAAGTAGTCCTGATTTGGTCAGTAATTTTGCATTTGAGAACGGCGATTCTGACACCACCTTGCAGCTAGG GCTGCAAAGCAATGCTTATTCTGGGAAGAGGAAAGctccagaaagagaagccaactCCAATGACTCAGGGAGCCAATTAGGTCTGTAA
- the LOC108173666 gene encoding protein BPS1, chloroplastic-like yields the protein MVLLVQKFNQIYSKLDNHLHHHHNHHQPSEPALSASLDAFQTHVSNSLKKLLPLSSSKSAGSDIPSFPWILQCFELLTVVQSAFAKLVVEVDFPMSRWEAASVDEYLKYSLSLLELCNSVSSSLSNLGKAKVSLAHGLSLVEKSSPSSALEHLKAVQFQPKGLSNGIRFQGNEEVGKGSCLISKETVIHQALEVMQGMVFWLGGILMSGLAGNPEPYLEVRNSGGRFVDSLLLGLNSGVSEIMERNGGLKEVKELNDAVTGLAAAIGIGKNSGAEAEELRRKLEVFEKFVDGLGKEVDSVFDKVLAGRNQLLNALPQQKK from the coding sequence ATGGTTCTCTTGGTGCAAAAGTTTAACCAAATCTACTCCAAGCTGGATAAtcacctccaccaccaccacaaccaccaccaACCGTCGGAACCCGCCTTATCGGCATCTCTGGATGCCTTCCAAACCCATGTTTCAAACTCCTTGAAAAAGTTGTTGCCTCTGAGTTCATCAAAATCTGCAGGGTCAGATATTCCATCATTTCCATGGATTCTACAGTGCTTTGAGCTGCTAACCGTCGTCCAAAGTGCTTTTGCAAAGCTGGTTGTGGAAGTAGATTTTCCCATGAGCAGATGGGAAGCTGCTTCTGTGGATGAGTATCTCAAATACAGTTTGAGTTTGTTGGAGCTTTGCAATTCTGTCAGTTCTTCTCTGTCTAATCTTGGGAAGGCTAAGGTTTCCCTGGCTCATGGTTTGAGCCTTGTGGAGAAATCGTCGCCTTCTTCGGCTTTGGAGCATCTGAAGGCAGTCCAATTCCAACCAAAGGGTTTGAGCAACGGAATCAGATTCCAAGGAAATGAAGAGGTTGGGAAAGGAAGTTGCTTGATTAGCAAGGAAACAGTGATTCATCAAGCTTTGGAGGTTATGCAGGGAATGGTATTCTGGCTAGGTGGGATTTTGATGTCTGGTTTAGCCGGGAATCCCGAGCCATACTTGGAGGTGAGGAATTCGGGTGGAAGGTTTGTTGACTCGTTGCTTTTGGGGTTGAATTCGGGAGTGAGTGAAATAATGGAGAGAAATGGTGGTTTGAAGGAGGTGAAGGAGCTTAATGATGCAGTGACGGGCCTTGCTGCGGCAATAGGAATTGGAAAGAACAGCGGAGCAGAAGCTGAGGAATTGAGAAGAAAACTAGAGGTGTTTGAGAAGTTTGTGGACGGTTTGGGAAAGGAGGTGGATTCCGTCTTTGACAAGGTTTTGGCTGGGAGAAATCAATTGCTCAATgcccttccacagcaaaagaaATAG
- the LOC139197504 gene encoding uncharacterized protein, whose amino-acid sequence MSNLNKLDFTALEVSGRNYLKWVQDMKLHLIAKGIRATIEEPIDDEPINEAEKAIVMIFIRRHIHDALQTEYLAKEDPHTFWLALADRFDHQKDIYFPEARYEWQHLRFQDFKFVNEYNSEVCRIRSLLKFCKVDLTDEDLHF is encoded by the coding sequence atgtcgaacttgaacaaactCGATTTCACTGCTTTGGAAGTATCTGGAAGAAACTActtgaagtgggttcaagacatgAAGCTCCATCTCATTGCAAAaggtattagagccaccatcgagGAACCTATCGATGATGAACCCATCAACGAAGCTGAGAAAGCTATTgttatgatcttcattcgaagacacatccatgatgcactgcagacgGAGTACCTCGCTAAGGAGGATCCACACACCTTCTGGCTTGCTCTGGccgatcgtttcgatcaccaaaaagaCATTTACTTTCCTGAAGCAAGATACGAATGGCAGCATttacgcttccaagactttaagttcgtgaatgaatacaactctgaagtttgtagaatccgatcACTGCTTAAGTTCTGTAAAGTGGACTTAACAGACGAGGATCTACATTTTTGA
- the LOC108170460 gene encoding protein BPS1, chloroplastic-like, whose translation MVLLVQKFNQIYSKLENHHHHHPSEPTLSASLDAFQTHVSNSLKKLLPLSASKSAGSEIPSFPWILQCFELLPIVQSAFAKLVVEVDFPMSRWEAASVDEYLKYSLSLLELCNSVSSSLSNLGKARVSLAHGLSLVEKSSPSSALEHLKAIQFQPKGLSKGIRFQGNEQVGKGSCLISKETVIQQALGVMQGMVFWLGGILMSGLAGNAKPYLEVRNSGGRFVDSLLSGLNSRVSEIMERNGGLKEVKELNDAVTGLAAAIGIGKNSGAEAEELRRKLEVFEKSVDGLGKEVDSVFDKVLAGRNQLLNGLPQQMK comes from the coding sequence ATGGTTCTCTTGGTGCAAAAGTTTAACCAAATCTACTCCAAGCTCGagaatcaccaccaccaccacccgtCGGAACCCACCTTATCGGCATCTCTGGATGCCTTCCAAACCCATGTTTCAAACTCCTTGAAAAAGTTGTTGCCTCTGAGTGCATCAAAATCTGCAGGGTCAGAGATTCCATCATTTCCATGGATTCTACAGTGCTTTGAGCTCCTACCCATCGTCCAAAGTGCTTTTGCAAAGCTGGTTGTGGAAGTAGATTTTCCCATGAGCAGATGGGAAGCCGCTTCTGTGGATGAGTATCTCAAATACAGTTTGAGTTTGTTGGAGCTTTGCAATTCTGTCAGTTCTTCTCTGTCTAATCTTGGGAAGGCTAGGGTTTCGCTGGCTCATGGTTTGAGCCTGGTGGAGAAATCGTCGCCTTCTTCGGCTTTGGAGCATCTGAAGGCAATCCAATTCCAACCAAAGGGATTGAGCAAGGGAATCAGATTCCAAGGAAATGAACAAGTTGGGAAAGGAAGTTGCTTGATTAGCAAGGAAACAGTGATTCAACAAGCTTTGGGGGTTATGCAGGGAATGGTATTCTGGCTAGGTGGGATTTTGATGTCTGGATTAGCTGGGAATGCCAAGCCATACTTGGAGGTGAGGAATTCGGGTGGAAGGTTTGTTGACTCGTTGCTTTCGGGGTTGAATTCGAGAGTGAGTGAAATAATGGAGAGAAATGGTGGATTGAAGGAGGTGAAGGAGCTTAACGATGCAGTGACGGGCCTTGCAGCAGCAATCGGAATTGGAAAGAACAGCGGAGCAGAAGCCGAGGAATTGAGAAGAAAATTAGAGGTGTTTGAGAAGTCTGTGGACGGTTTGGGAAAGGAGGTGGATTCCGTCTTCGACAAAGTTTTGGCTGGGAGAAATCAATTGCTCAATGGCCTTCCACAGCAAATGAAATAG
- the LOC103438453 gene encoding probable hexosyltransferase MUCI70 gives MFSNNSISISVSDDEADELGRMRVRVRRKRKKLGHRLKNEFLHRVARKLVRYWALLIFLPALGLLLYEVSRIGRKPSLVAKSELSEPEKPSLVGSETVKNSSLEKKSDGNLNRLDHTTRVVGGVRQRCLDILSPEELEHLEIPMREDSNTPVKKVVYISENDNPFSGGNNSLSQEHTEAPRFNSFTGSQTLDQRAKSFKVNETVTMNCGFYSENGGFKISNEDKGYMDSCKVVVSTCAFGGGDDLYQPIGMSEASLRKVCYVAFWDEITLSTQEAAEHRIDGNGFIGKWRIVVVKDLPFSDQRLNGKIPKMLPHRLFPHAKYSIWVDSKSQFRRDPLGVLEALLWRSNSVLAISEHGARSSVYDEAKAVVKKNKAKPEEVEVQLTQYRHDGLPEDKRFNGKKALSEASVIVREHTPLTNMFMCLWFNEVVRFTSRDQLSFPYVLWRLKVLKKINIFPVCTRKDLVNSMGHIRKAKPLRS, from the exons ATGTTCAGCAACAACAGCATATCAATCTCAGTCTCCGACGACGAAGCGGACGAACTCGGCCGGATGCGAGTCCGAGTTCGAAGAAAGCGCAAGAAACTCGGCCACCGACTCAAGAACGAGTTCCTCCACCGAGTCGCTAGAAAGCTCGTCAGGTACTGGGcacttctcatttttctcccGGCCCTTGGGTTGCTCTTATACGAGGTTTCGAGGATCGGTAGGAAGCCGAGTTTGGTGGCGAAGTCGGAACTCAGTGAGCCGGAAAAGCCGAGTTTGGTTGGCTCGGAAACGGTGAAGAACTCGAGTTTGGAGAAGAAATCGGATGGGAATTTGAATCGGCTCGATCATACGACTCGGGTTGTTGGAGGCGTTAGACAAC GTTGTTTGGACATCTTATCTCCTGAAGAACTTGAGCATCTGGAAATTCCTATGCGCGAAGATTCCAATACACCTGTTAAGAAAGTGGTATACATATCAGAGAATGACAATCCGTTTTCAGGAGGGAACAACAGTCTTTCTCAGGAGCACACAGAGGCCCCAAGATTTAATTCATTTACTGGAAGTCAAACTCTGGATCAGAGAGCAAAATCGTTTAAG GTAAATGAAACTGTTACTATGAACTGTGGTTTCTACAGTGAAAATGGAGGGTTTAAAATCTCAAATGAAGACAAGGGGTACATGGATAGTTGCAAGGTTGTAGTGTCCACATGTGCATTTGGTGGTGGAGATGATCTTTATCAGCCTATTGGAATGTCAGAGGCATCACTTCGAAag GTTTGCTATGTTGCTTTTTGGGATGAAATTACTCTAAGTACACAGGAAGCGGCTGAACATAGAATTGATGGGAATGGATTTATTGGGAAATGGCGCATTGTGGTTGTTAAAGATCTTCCCTTTTCAGACCAAAGGTTAAATGGAAAGATCCCAAAG ATGTTGCCCCATCGTCTTTTTCCTCATGCAAAGTATTCCATTTGGGTAGATTCAAAGTCCCAATTTAGGAGGGACCCCTTAGGTGTGCTCGAAGCCCTACTTTGGCGTTCAAACTCTGTACTTGCTATCTCAGAACATGGAGCTCGCAGTAGCGTTTATGATGAAGCGAAGGCTGTTGTGAAAAAAAACAAGGCCAAACCAGAAGAAGTTGAGGTGCAATTGACTCAATACCGCCATGATGGCTTGCCAGAAGACAAGAGGTTCAACGGAAAGAAGG CTTTATCTGAAGCATCTGTTATCGTGAGGGAGCATACACCATTGACTAATATGTTTATGTGCCTCTGGTTCAACGAGGTGGTTCGGTTCACTTCTCGTGATCAGCTTAGTTTCCCATATGTATTATGGCGGTTGAAAGTGCTCAAGAAGATAAATATATTCCCTGTATGTACCCGGAAAGATCTTGTTAATAGTATGGGTCACATACGCAAGGCTAAGCCACTTAGAAGTTGA
- the LOC103438454 gene encoding uncharacterized protein, with translation MGSRDLRATTRVLGFAVRNRSSPAASNMVLLCSSKTPRLYSLIFSSPFASRNKRLVIENVKPSLSSLQNQLLYRPITSKIPENQHNFTVDYLIRSCGLSPKAAISASKRLELQNPERADSNVAPNIGLLRELGVSRSCISLMLAQCTQTLMLKPENFGKVVDEVRAKGLDLGKATFMFALRSLSGKNSKLIWDRSREVYGSWGWSEDDILFAFRKNPQCMNLSEKKITLAMDFFVNKMGWPSGLLIKCPAALCLSLENRIIPRCSVVKVLLLKGLINENFSLSYVLLPVEKQFLERFVTRYLDQVPQLLSLYQGKVEIEDV, from the coding sequence ATGGGTTCTAGAGACCTGAGAGCCACTACTAGGGTTCTGGGGTTTGCCGTTAGAAATCGTTCGTCGCCGGCAGCATCTAACATGGTTCTACTCTGCAGCTCAAAGACCCCCAGGTTATACTCTTTAATATTTTCCTCTCCATTTGCTTCCAGAAACAAGAGATTAGTGATTGAAAATGTAAAACCCTcactttcttctcttcaaaacCAGTTGCTTTACAGACCCATCACCTCAAAAATCCCAGAAAACCAACACAATTTCACCGTCGATTACCTCATAAGGTCATGTGGGTTGTCCCCAAAAGCTGCAATTTCAGCGTCCAAAAGGCTCGAATTGCAAAACCCAGAAAGGGCAGACTCTAATGTGGCTCCGAATATTGGGCTGTTGAGAGAATTGGGTGTTTCCCGATCATGCATTTCTCTGATGCTAGCTCAATGCACCCAAACTCTGATGCTAAAGCCTGAAAATTTTGGTAAAGTTGTGGATGAGGTGAGGGCTAAGGGACTTGATCTTGGAAAAGCGACTTTCATGTTTGCACTACGCTCATTGTCTGGTAAGAATAGTAAGTTGATATGGGATCGAAGTCGGGAAGTTTACGGGAGTTGGGGTTGGTCTGAGGATGATATTCTCTTTGCTTTCAGGAAAAACCCGCAGTGTATGAATCTATCTGAGAAAAAAATAACGCTAGCAATGGATTTTTTTGTCAACAAGATGGGATGGCCATCGGGACTACTCATAAAGTGCCCAGCGGCTTTGTGCCTAAGTTTGGAGAATAGAATCATCCCAAGGTGTTCAGTTGTTAAAGTTTTGTTATTGAAAGGATtgataaatgaaaattttagcTTGAGTTATGTGTTATTGCCGGTGGAGAAGCAGTTCTTGGAGAGATTTGTGACCAGATACCTAGACCAAGTACCTCAACTGTTGAGTTTGTATCAAGGGAAAGTTGAAATCGAAGATGTATGA